The sequence CATTTTCGCATGAGtccgtttccctccctctcaGGAATCCTTTCCCTCTCCCCGGCATAAATTGATTGACCCGACGCCCGCCTGCTTTTTGCGACTCACGGTCCACTGAACCCCATCAATTAGGCACTTTCACTCTCTGTACTTGATGGgaggcgggggggcggggcggggcggagggCAATGTGCGCTTTTGCTTCGAAAGGAGGCCAGCCAGACCTTCTGCACCGGGGGTCCCTCTGGCTCATCCTGCCAACATTTATGCCCCAGACTGAACCGCCCCTTCTAACGCGCCCACTTAGGCTCGGGtgccagactacagctcccatcatccctggccattggctgtgccagctgaggctgatgggagttggagtttcaCGTCTATGGGGGTCGCAAGCCCCCCATCCTGGGGTTGCCACCAGCCGCAACTCTTTGGTAGGGTTTCCCAAATGGACTCGCGTCCGACGTCCCGTGGAGCCTCCGCTGTTTTCCCTCGcggaggaggggagaaaggagaggCGTCCACGTGGATTTGTCTTATGGGTGGGTACAGGCTCAAGGTGCACAGCTTCCTCCCTAATttagcctttcctcataaggggGAGGGAAAGGCCCTTCCTTGCCATTTATGCAGCCGCAGGGACTGGGAGAATGGAGCAGCTTGTGCAACGTAAGTCGCCTCGGGAAGCAGCGACGCTTACTCAGTAGTCTGCACATACGGAGCTGACGGGCTGCCTCGGGTGTAACGGCAGCAGGACACTGCAGCCGAGCCCTGTGGCTTTTCCTTGCCATTTCCAGACTTTGCTGCATCCTGTCTCCCGCAGCTCCTTCTTCCTCTGAGCGGGCAGGCTGAGCCCCGGGACCTTTTTAACGATCCCGGGGTTGTCTGTCCgtcgcaccccccccccttcctcaccaCGTTCAGGTTCAGCCGTTCAGCACGTGAACAAGGAAGTGTGCCTTAAGTATATAAGCAAAGTCTCATCTCTTCACCACTCATAGCTCCTAAAAGTCTCCAAGCTAGTTTGACAAGAGAGATCTCTTAACATCAGGAATTAAGCGCTGGGCACCTTCCCAAATCTCACCATTCCTCTCGGGCTTTGAGGCTGCCTCTTTTCTACTCACTATCGCTTCCAGGCTTTGGGTTTAGGGCTGGCAACTCTCcctggcagaaattcaacaggtgcagctttgtCTCTGGCACAAACGCGCTCTTCTCGCCTTTGcctcacctgttgaatttccacctggCTGGCCAACAAGGAGAGTCGCGCCAGGTAACATTAACGCAGGCAAACAAAAATAGATGGCAAGCCTGACCTTTTTGGCCTCCACCCGAGCTGCTGTGCCCCAAAGCGCGGAGAGCAGCCGAGGCGCGCTCCCCGCGTGCGCCCACGTGCGGGCTCCCCTCCCACcggctttcttcctctctccatccatccctccctccctctctttctccccgcCAGTCCCCACCTGGTTGTTCTTGCACAGATCGGCCCACATGCTGGTGCCGTCGCCGCCGCGCATGAGCACGTGGTAGGTGAAGAAGTAGATGCCGGGGATGGAGCAGGTGAACTTGCCCGTGGTGGGGTCGTAGTGGTTGCCCAGGTTGGTGACGACGTCGTCGAACTTGAGCACCTCGTAGCCCTCGTGCTGCCGCTTGAGGCCCGCGTAGAAGGCGATCTTGGGCACCGTGCTGTAGGTGGCGGCGCTGATGGCCCCGGCCGCGTTCAGGCCCGGCGCCCCGGGTGGGCCTGGCAGGCCCTGGCGCCCGGGCTCTCCTTTTTCTCCCGGCGGGCCCACTGGCCCCGGCGGGCCGGGTTCCCCCGGCGGCCCTCTCGGCCCGGCCTTGCCCGGGCGGCCCGCCTCTCCTTTGGGGCCCTGGATGAAGGTGGGCAGGGACTGCATGAGGCCTCGGTCCGGGGTGGCGGCCGTGCTGGGCGCCTTGGTGCCGCCGTACGGGTCGCACACCATGCGGCAGGTGCCCAGCATCTCGTAGTGCGCCGACGTGCCCGCCGAGCTGACCAGCACCGGGATGAGGATgaccagcagcagcaccatgaCCACCCCCAGCGCTCCGGCCGCGATCAGCCGCCGCCTGCTGCCCACCAGGCGGCTCAGCGCAGGGCGATCCTCTTGCCTGCTTTTGGACAAAATCTTGATGGTGGGACGGGAACCTCCTCGAGCCGAAATCCTCGCGGGGCACCTTCCCCGCGTCCCAGGGGGCTGCTCGCCCTCTTGCTCCTCCTCGCGGCCGGGAGGAGAGCGCCGGAAGGGCTCCTTCGCCCGATCCCCAAGGCCGAGTCCCGAGAGCCTCGCTCCCCGTCGGGGACACCtgtggctgccgccgccgccgccgccgctgctccccTCGAGAGGAGCCGCGCACACTTTTATGCTGCTGCTGGCGATCGACTTTTTTCCCCCGCCTGTGCCAGCTCGAATCAAGTTCCCTTCTTCTGCTCCTCCCGATCGCCTCGCTCCCTCGCTGCCTTCCCGCGGTTTTTTTTTACCCCCCTtcacctctccccctctcctctttccAACCCCTTCTTTCCGTCACTCATTCATTCTGTCTCTTCAGCAGTCAGCTCTACACCAGCTCTGCGAGGGGATCGGGATCGGAGATTGCTGGGGAAATCCTGCTCGCGCCACAGCCGGATCAAGAGAGAAAGAccgaggggaggagaggggcgcTCCCCGTCGTCAGCCTTGGCCGCCTTCCTCGCTGAAGCTGCCGGGGTCCGCGAGCCGCTCGGTGCCGCTGCCGGGAGCTGCCCACAGGCTCGTCGTCGGAGCGCGCGCAGCCAAGACGAGAGGAGGCTGGCAGAGGCGCCGCCGGGGTAATTTATAAGCGCCCGAAAGCGCAGGGGAAAGGGGAGCTGCCTTGGCATCTCATCCCAGCATCTGCTCCGCTCATCCCACTCGCCCAGAGTTTGGCATCTCACTGACAAGTGTGAGGAAAtgttttcctcccctctctccctccacaaCCCCCTCCCcgtcttactttttttttttattaattctcGCTGAGCAGAGAAATTGTGAGCATTTCCCTTGCTGAGCCCTGAGTGAtgacagctccccccaccccgtttttctttttctttttctttttgctggagcagatcaaggggggtggggggggagagagagatctacTTAGCACCTTTTGGATAACCTTCAGATCACTGATCCAGAATGTAAAGGTCACCCACACTTCTTGTTGGATAGTTCCCCCAGCGGTCTCTGTCTGTCATGTGAAATATCACTTTTAATACAAGGGCAGTGTATTACATTTCACCCAGCAAAAAGCCATTTGGAAACAGCATCCGCTCCAACCACTGCCATGCACAGAGTTGGACGTGTTTCCTGGTTTAAATCTGCATCTACCTAAAACACATGGAAAAAATACCCTGTCTCTGTTTCTCTGGAAATTAAATGCGGAACTATGGTAGTATGTAGGATATAAAGGATTTCCCCCCTGCTCTTTGGCCAGACACTAcagcatcatcattattattagtcGTCCGTTAACAATATTTCCTTAGGCAACACTGTAAATATCTTTATAATAGTGCTCCTTTAAATATATCACGCTATGAGACCCTCCAGCAAAGGCGATATACATCAAAGACAAGGAAGAAGTTTCTGTGCCAACTCAAAGAGTGTGTCCAAAGAAGAGGTAGTGTTTGCTCAACTGACTTCTCCTTTCTTAAACTGCCCTCCATCCCTCCTTCCCGTCCTCCCCACTGGAGATGGGGTGAATGCCATTCTCCGGCAAGGTGACTAAGCCACCAGCTTTCCATAATTTAAACTGGTAGTTCTCTGCAACAGATATCAAAGCTAGTACCATTTCCCTTCCAAGCACAAGGCAGAACGGGGCTGCCTTAAACAAACAGGCCAAATTGATTCCTAAATCATACTTCTGCATTCAGGAGCAATTGGACGTCAATCAAATGCAGGTGACATTTGCCTGTCAATACAGGGATGATGGCTGAACGAGTGTGACTTATTACAGCGGGGCGAGAATCTGAAATGAGCAAAAGCAGCAAATAAGCAAATAACACCATCCCCGGTGAGTGTTGATCAGAAAGCTGTGATCTTGTCTGGGGCTTGCATAGCACGAATCTCTTCTTGATAATACCgctcccacccacacccaccccaccccaccccccgtggACTCCCGTTCTTTTTCTTCTGTTCCGTAACACAATAAGGTCAAAGAAGCAGCCAGTGGGGAAACAAAGATCCATCGATTCTTCCTTTTAAGTAGAAATGTCAGCGGCTCCTTGCACTCTTTCCTAAGAGAATCAAAAAGCAAAGAGTGTGTGGCCACGCCATGCCACAGATGGACCAGCCCAGCTCCTTATCTCCACGGCGTGCTGCTGATAAAAGCCTCAGCTTTTGGCATTTGTAAATATTCCCAACGCCGCCCCTTTTTTCTGGTTTTTGTCAGAGCTCAACCTTTAATAAAGTTGTTATCTCGGAAAGACACAATCCAGTTGCCAGATCCCTTTGCTTCAAGCTCCCAGGCCATCCTGTGAAaggctttcttcttcttatttttaacGGGCGTGTGTCTTGTTTATGCTACATCAGCTTCTCCCCAAAGGAAGGTTTTCTttgtaaagagagagaaagatggaaaaGTCAGAAGTgcagccagttttttttttttgtattccttGCATAAACACCAAGTTTTCAGAGCATCATATTTAGCTATAAAAAGTGTGCACAATCTatcattaaatattattattgcactcatatcctacctttccttcaaggagctcaagggggtgaacatggtctctctcccccccccccccactccagcttatcctcacaacaaccccttgTAGGTAGGGCTGAGAAGCAGTGGCTGGATAAGGTCACCCATGGCTGAATTTCACAcatttcatggctgaatggggattgtGCCCTGTCTCCCAGGCactagtccagcactctggcCACTAGGCTACACTGCTACTGACAAGATCATTCCTCAAATGTGGATCATTATGTAGCCAAAACGTAAGAGGGAAGTGTCAGCAGGCTGGGAGAACCTCAAacttgcagaagtacaaaaaaaaatagGGAATAAAATCTAAggggcaaggtgtgtgtgtgtgtgggggggaaacagcaTGTTCAATAGTGATTGGATATTTACTgacttttaaagatgaaaaaatgCAGAAGAGAAAAAGGCAAATAAGGCATGGCTTCCTGACTGGTGGAACATTGGAGAGCTCTCtgcactgcaatgttttgttggaaggCTGGGTACCCCAAATGGTGCTATTTTGAGAAACAGGAACGATGATTAgactatagctcagttggtagagcatgagattcttaatctcagggtcatgggttcaagccccacgttggacaaaagattccagTACTGCAGGGAGTTGAagtaattctgtgattctatgctatTTGTACGGTGTGGTTAGAATATCCACATGCTGGGTgaatcccaaggtttgcagaagtagaaaCAATTTGTTTTAAGGGAAGGCCCCCCCACAGGGACTGCCTCAGCTAGCCTGGTGAAGAGGAAGGTGCTGTCCCACTGCCAGTGCTGAACTAAAATCCTGCAGTCAGCCCAGTTGGTTTCTATATGTGGGGTGGAGAGAATCTTGTCCACTTCAGGCAACAAAGTGTCTTTGGCTATCTCTGCTCAAGGAGCATTAATTAAACGGGAGCAGCTCAAGGTGCGCATACAtgcacacgcacatgcacacagatCCATTGCACTGATCTAAGTTCAGAGTGCAGCAGCTCCAGGCAAACAAGCCATCCTGCTGTACTACCCTCAAGTTAATCCTCTTTTATGTATTTAGTTGACTAAGACAAATGGAAAAATTCTAGGCTCCAATTCGACATGCTTGTAATGGCGCACGTGAGAAAGAATGTGGTCCTCAAGGATAGGGAAAGGTTTCTGATACTTCCATTTCTAGGATATACAATGTTAGAGAAGTGTGGTTGCAAGATGAATTGGACTATGCCTGAGCATCTAAGaacagctttttaatttttttttactgcaagtGAGCACAGCCTTTTCCTACCTTCAAGGGGTTTTCGATGGACAGGCAGATATTTCACCATTTCAAATGCTGATTCTACAGTTCtcagtctgtcctctcctccatgcttcTCACACGATGTCCATCTCTTCACACACACTTCAGGTATTATGCTCTTTTTAAAAGTGCTACTCATACCTTTGTGCAACCAAATATTCATTTGGTGTCATGAAAAAAGCATACCAAATTTTATTGTCGAAAGGTTGCAGGAACAGCCTCTAAAACCACCAACAGGAAGCAAGTTGACCTGAAGAAACAAGTACTCACTTTTGGAAGATTTAGCATGGAATGCATACTGCACCCTAGGATATAATTTGGGGTTTACTGGGCTTAATTAAAAGTGTTTGAGAGCCACTTTTCACACGATTTACCACTCGGCACATGAAGATGAATCAGTCATGTGCaaagttagtacagtggtaccttaggttacagacgcttcaggttacagagtccgctaacccagaaatagtacctcgggttaagaactttgcttcaggatgagaacagaaattgtgtggcagtggcagcgggaggccccgttagctaaagtggtacctcagattaagaacagtttcaggttaagaacggacctccagaacggattaatttcttaacccgaggtacccacTGTGTTCTCTTACTGCAGCTAGTATTCTCTTACTGCTTCATTCAAAATAATAACATCTGAATAGGTGTTGCAAAAAAATGGATGCCATCAGAACAACAAGCTTGATGTCATTGCTTTGCCATGGAGTGTATTTGATGGCTACAGGCATTCATAAAAATTGTTCTGCTACAGGTACTAAATACATACTTCCATTCTAAATTCAGAGTCCTCTTTGAAGCGCACATGTGGCACTCTTTGCAGCTCCCTCTTGCTTTTTCCTCTGATCCCATCTCTACAGTCACCTTTGATATCCATAATCTTTGATAAAAGGCTTCATTTATTAAGAAATATTTGACACGGTGGGGTTTTTTGCATCCTTTTCAAAGGCCTCTTGCCTTTTTAACTTTGGATATGCTAAAAGAGCTCAGCATGTGTAATCCAAGTTTCTTTGCAGAGCTTGCTGTAAAGTGGTTGAGGGGAAATGATCACAAACCATTGTTTTAGGAATACTTTTGCTCTTATAAATCGCATTatttccctcctctgtcttcccaTTCCACTACTGTCCTCTTgactctgttctctctctctctctccactgtcaCGTTGATCTTCCAACCAGCTGTACATATTTACAATTCTAGTCTTTTTTCAGTTCTTTTCCTTTAAAGTTTGCCCTTGTTACAGCTAtcactaaaataaaaacaatgtatGATCCCTTGTGCTTATccccgttttttgttttttgttttaaaaagaatgcaCCTCCCATTTATTCAGAGTGAGGACAGTTTtacatttgtacttttgagaccCTTGTGTGATTTGTATCCAGTTTTAAATGTTGTTAATATAgaatagatagagagagagggattcaaatgtattttaaatcttttgttggaagccgcccagagtggctggggagacccagccagatgggcggggtagaaataaataataataattataatataacaatatatattgtgtttgattatgatgatgatgatgatgatgatgatggtcaAACATAATATATATTGTAGCTGATGGGTTGTATCTCTGCAGTCATCTTCTCAGGGTGTTGCCTCCCTCCAGGGGAAAGAAGCCCACTGGACACAACTCAGTGGATTGGATCAAGACTTAGCCATACTTTGAATAGACCCAATGGGATTTGTGATGTTCCATATTGCACTCACAGGGGGTGTGTATAGGGAAGCAGCAGAGatgcacaatcctatgcatgattTTTGAGGTATGTCCCATTGAGCtaaatgggtcttactcccagataagcgtCCATCGGATTACCATGCATATgtcacccatttttttttttttttttactaaacatGAATGTACCATAGAAACATTTATACTTGGGACCTGCACATATTgctacacacacataaaactaGGCTTAAGTAGTCAGGAGGTAAGGAGCACATACTTAATGAGCCAAGTTAAGGGAATGGAAAATTATTCTATAAACAAGAGATAAATAATCTAGATAGCCTACAAAGAGATTAGAACAATGTGGGGTACTACAGCATGTTAAATAACTGCAGAAAGCCTACCCTTTACGGAATCAAAAAAATTACAATAATAAATCCATGATAAATGTGATAataacaaagaataaaaaatacagcaaaaataAAAGACGAATAGAGAGCCGACACAAATAATAGCGTGTGCcataaattattttttgtttcatttgttttcattattaaaaCATTGTTAGTTTCATTATTCATTTGTTTACATTACTTTTGCTTCAACCTATGGTGGCTAACCCTGTTCAGCCTCTGAGGGTCCCATTGAGGGTTGGCCCTGGTTCCAAGGGTCACATGCCAAACTTTGAGCATCTCACGCATGCGCATACACAGCACATTCATGCACTCTGCTCGGGAGGACAGGAAAGGAGGCTGAAcagtcacacatacacatatgccACAGACAGACAAGCACACGCTCACTTATCATTTGTGCTCCCCATGGCGGGACTGGTGTTGCGGGTTCTCCTCATGCCCCGCACTGCCCGGAGGAGCAAAAGCACAGCACCTAAGCTTTCACTTGAATTTGCCTTCAttattcaattttttttctttcattgcctGTTTCTTTTGCAAACTCTTGTGCTTTCACCTATGGGAGCTATAGCAGCAGAGCTGCTTTCAGCAGCCAGCACCCGgcggctgccattttgttttcctagAATGCCTTGGCAATTGCATTGTTCtgaggaatttggggggggggatggcagtCACAGTCCCTTCCCTTAGAAAGCcatgggagagggtggggaaattTTACACCCCCAATGACCACATTCTCTCCTGCACAAATGTCCAAGGTCACATACCATTGGTGGGCAGACCCAAGAGCAAAATTGGGTGGAGCAGTGTATATCAGTGTTGTCTTCATACAGCAGTTTTGTTTCGACATGGACATCCtctggattcaaactacaagaaagaagattccacctaaacattaggaagaacttcctgacagtaagagctgttcgacagtggaatttgctgccaaggagtgtggtggagtcttcttctttggaggtctttaagcggaggcttgacagccatctgtcaggaatgctttgatggtgtatcctgcttggcagggggttggactggatggcccttgtggtctcttccaactctatgattctatgattctcttctcTGTCCTTCACTAAGGGAAGCAAAATACATTATCtgagtttaaggacacattccagactgGCAAAAACAATTGAAGAGGGTGTGAGGCCGAGTGAGTGAGAGGTGTTGCTGATGGGaaggtgtggcctgtggagaatcCTGACGACCAGATAGACCctagatgtgccccccccccggcctgaatTTGCCCTGCACTGCCCTGGAAGGGCATGACATCTAGAGCATTCTGGGAAAGTAAAATGGCAACTGCAAGGGGCTAGCTGCTGAAATTGACAGCTGtttccaaaaaggaaaaaaaaagagagaagaaaaagtcCCCTCCCCAATATACAATATTCTAAACAGGATAATGGAAAAAACACTAATTAATACTCATTTGTTATTCATGACGTTCATTTTCTGTCAAATTCACACCCATAATAAATAAGAAGCAACAAGAGACTGGGACAATAAAATAGTCAAACAGCTGCAGTCTTCATTATTGTTCTCCCCAACACCCTAAATATGTACAGGTATATCCCACAATGCTGTTCTGTTAATAAGTGACCTCTTCTGAAAAAAcatcacacacatttaaaaatagtttaaattcCTCTTTCAATTTACCATAATCAAAAACTGCAGACTTACTTTTTtcaaattgcttttgtttgttgcatagataatttaaaaaaagaagaaaagaaagaaagaaagaaagaactttcCCTAACCTCCAAGCCTGCATTCAATCATCTTTCTTTGGACTGGGATTGATCTTGCAAGGCAGTGATTCTCTGGATTCTTCACTGTTTGGAGCAACACAATAGGACAGATACGTTCTTTACCTGAGGCCTAAGGATGTTAACCTGACAAATGGGAACATATTGCTTGCTtaccttccctttttctttctcccttagGAGGTAAACAGTAAATATTAAGGGGGCTGAAGACAAATGCGTCTTACGAGGTACTGAAATTAAACAGAATCCCTAAAATCTATGAATAAACTGTGGCATAAATCACACAGGCCTTTTATTAAAAGCTATGGCACTTGTTAAAGTCAGTCCTGGGGAGCGGTTATCCATGAAGTAAGAATGGGGGGGGCTTTGAAATGGAGACTTGGATGCTGGGGACTCAGAAGTAGCAGGAGGGACAAGCCCCTCTATTGTGTCATCTACAGTTCTAGACTCCCATGCTGTTGCTCCTCCCTACCTGCAACCTTACACATGAAATACGGTGATCCTTTATATTCATCAGGAATTTGATGGATGTGCAATAAGAATGGATAGCTGGGAGTGGAGAACTCAAAATTAAAATCCTAAGAGTGGTGAATTGCCAGgagatttattgttatttttctccCTTGTCAGCCTCTCAATATATTATTCTCTTTGTTCCCTGCTTATTAATTCCTGAGTTGCTAATGGTGTAATTTACTTTGCAAATTGCAATCATTTTAATTATTCATTTGTAAGGCTaaaaagagagggtggggggtGATAATAAAGCAGGGAGTGTTTCAAGCCAGGGAATCCTCTTTCAAGATACAGAACAGGCCACTAAGCTGCTGAGGATCGGATCCCGATAAGTGCCAAGGGTATTTTGAACTTTTGCAAAGTCCTTCCAAAGAACCCTTTTCCTGGACTCACACTCTTGATGCTAAACGTCAGTACTAGCGTAGTTTTGCTTGCTCATGCAGTGGTGATATGCCCAGCCTCTCTGGAGAATTTATTCTGGTGCAGCGTGCAGGACTGGACTGGATTAAGGATAGTATTCCATCACAATTGttactgttgttgctgcttttccaTAAATGTGTGTACTTATGgagcaaataacaacaacaacaaaatcaagtgTAAAACACAACAAATCCAGTTAAGAGCACTACATTTAAAACTACTAAacaattaaaactataaaatggCAATATGTATTAGACTGAAGcaagcagaaaagcagcaaacagctaaatgtaaaaaaaaacaccattttgaATGGGTGGGTTTTCAAAAATTGTTCTGGATGGTTTTGCATCCCTCCTAAGGCAGAGGTAGAAAACTTTTCTCCAGCATGGGGCCTCCCAGCAATCTTCCGGGggagggtggggccagaggcaatagTGGGCGGAGCAATAACTATATATATTGTTTTTGTACAGTGGGCTAGTTTCCCCACACACACTCAGACACCCCTTTATAGCCTCCATTCAGGGGAACATGAGGCTTtagcagagttcaagggcacgttccagccaggcaaaaaacccTGAGGATGCCTAGCAAGGCTGGTGAAGGGTTCAGCCTAGAGAAAGAGGGTGTGGCTGCAGAGGGGGTGTGCCCTGGAGagaattccaagggccagatagagagggctggagggccgcctttgggcctctggcctgaagttccccacccctgccctaaaacaTCACTCTGGCCTGTACCTAAGAGTGGATGCCAGACCAAGACCAGCCAGCTCCTGCAGAAGGAAGAAGCTTCCgccaaagaagataaagaagattggcaaaattAACTATTGAACTATGCAGGACAAATTAGCAATTTGAAGCCCAAGAAAGATACTTTGAGTTTATAAAAAAAAGGGCAATGTTTAATGCATACCTTTTAAGCTTTGTGTATAGGTTTCTACATTAGTATAACTTTTTAAAGTCGCTTGTAATCAGATGAAGAAGGTTTTAAAATGGGATTGTTAAAAATATAAGGTGTTATAGACGTGCTTGAACAAGTCTAAAATAATGAAACCAAGAAGGTGGGCGGAGGGAAGTCAAGCAAAAAGTAatggtttaaaaatgtgtttatgatattttttttcttttttgttttgttattataaaATCGAtaaattgcttattttaaaaaatcactctGGCAATGCTGCTTGGTCCAGTTTTGTCAGTGGAAGCCAAGTGGCAATAAGCATCTCCCGCTGGTAAGGTGTCAAATACAAcccctccataccctccaacatttctctgaagaaaatagggtCACAGTTATCCATATGCAGATGAGATTACTGGGATGTGCTACATGCAAAGCGTATGCCTTTGAAGACCAGCTGGAAACACCACTTTAATTCAAAAGTTGCAGCTACTGAGGGTGTTGTAAGCCAAAAAGGGCTTATCTTCTGAGTTaggccaataaaactcagagacaagaAGAGTTAGGAGTCCgttgttgtttattgcaaagcaataggttacagtcaaatctTTTTGCAAAACTGCAGCCCTGCCCAAGGGTccaggcaggggtatttataacatttcaaacaaaggatttcagttTTAACCAATCATGTACACCCTTACCTCATTGCATgtttaatacgcatgcgcaataagcattgctaactaaactttgATTCTCAACGTGATCTGTTCcattgtgtctcccccccccccgtctcttcttcctgtctgagactgactgctcttggtctttgccctgccaTACCAGAGCCTGCCATCTCCCCCTCTTCGGGAGACATTTCCTGATGGGGGCTTGAGCtgggagatgaatctgtggaAAGTATGGGTGGCGgttctctataacccagtgactccccttccctggaggaatcgctatcttttctcccagctctagcttgctcctctgtctctccctgctcctcccgagtagtccctctatccctgacaatattcaaggatttataggggttcacattatcacattcattatggccctttgggccactaccACAAGGGTATGTGAATGGCAT is a genomic window of Lacerta agilis isolate rLacAgi1 chromosome 12, rLacAgi1.pri, whole genome shotgun sequence containing:
- the C1QL3 gene encoding complement C1q-like protein 3, with the translated sequence MVLLLVILIPVLVSSAGTSAHYEMLGTCRMVCDPYGGTKAPSTAATPDRGLMQSLPTFIQGPKGEAGRPGKAGPRGPPGEPGPPGPVGPPGEKGEPGRQGLPGPPGAPGLNAAGAISAATYSTVPKIAFYAGLKRQHEGYEVLKFDDVVTNLGNHYDPTTGKFTCSIPGIYFFTYHVLMRGGDGTSMWADLCKNNQVRASAIAQDADQNYDYASNSVVLHLEPGDEVYIKLDGGKAHGGNNNKYSTFSGFIIYAD